In the Sandaracinus amylolyticus genome, GTGGCGCGCGCGAGGCACCGCCGCGACGAGACGCGTCCCGGTGCGCGACGCGAACGCGCGCAGCGAGTCGACGTCGGCGTCGATCACGTTCGTGCTCACGATCGCGCCCATCGACGCGCGAGCACACGCGGGATCGAACGGATCGGCCGCACCTTCGCGCCCTCCCCGCACCATCACGACGCCGTCGACGCCCGTGGCGTGCGCGGTGCGGAGCGCCGTGCCGAGGTTCCCCGGCGAGCGCACTCCGTCGATCACGAGCCACAGCGCACGTGACGGCGGGCGGATCGCATCGATCGCCACGCGCCGCTGGCGCAGCACGAGCAGCACGCCCTGGGGCTCGCGCGCGCATGCGAGCTCCGCGAGCTCCTCTTCCGACACGCGCAGCTCGGGCACGCCGCGCTGTCGCAGGCGCCGCGTCATCATCTGCGCCATCGGCGTGCGCAGCGCGCTCG is a window encoding:
- a CDS encoding TrmH family RNA methyltransferase, translated to MSPIDVALVRALRERATREATGLYVVEGARFAVAAVDARAEVVATVIAPSALRTPMAQMMTRRLRQRGVPELRVSEEELAELACAREPQGVLLVLRQRRVAIDAIRPPSRALWLVIDGVRSPGNLGTALRTAHATGVDGVVMVRGGREGAADPFDPACARASMGAIVSTNVIDADVDSLRAFASRTGTRLVAAVPRARHDYRAVSYRGATALVLGSERQGASDAVIDACDLAVRIPMATAMDSLNAAVASAVLLYEAYGQRRRA